Genomic window (Gemmatimonadota bacterium):
CGACAGGCCCCGACGACCCGTTCCTTGCCCAGGTAGTCGAGGCGGCGGCGTGGGCCAAGCAACACGCTCGCGGCCTGGTCATCGGCGGCGCCCTGCTGGCGCTGGGCATCGCCTCGATTCTGTACTATACCAACTATCGCAGCCGCCTGCGCACCCAGGCCGATGCCCAGCTTGCCGAGCTGCGCTCGAACCCCACGCCCGCCGTCACGGAACTGGAGAATTTCCTGACCCGTTTCCGGGGGACGGCCGCGGCGAAGGAAGTGCGGCTGCTCCTGGCCGAGCGCTACCTCTCGGCAGGACAAGCGGAGAAGGCGGTCTCCACGCTGCAGCCCCTGGCCGGCGATCTGGATGCGCCCCTCGGCACCTCGGCTGCCTTCCTGCTCGCGGCCGCGGAGGAGGCCCGAGGCGCGGCCGACGCTGCTGAGCAAACCTATTTGCGCATTGCCGAGAAAGCCGAATTCGATTCCCAGCGCCGGGAAGCGCTGAATCTGGCCGCCGGCTTGCGGCTGCAGCGCGGCGATGCCTCGGGCGCAGCCCAGGTATACGAGCGCGCCCTCGAGCTCACAGCGGAAGATCTGCCCGAGCGGGCACTTCTGGAAATGCGGCTGGCCGAGGCGCTGGCCAGGCGGGGCACCGCAGCGCCCCGCGGGAGCTGAGACCGTGGACTACGCGGGCTGCTCCTGCCGGTGGAGCTGGTAGCTGTAGCGCTGGTATTCCTCTCGGTTGGCCACGTAGTCCTCGACCCACGACTCGAATGGTGGCAGCGGCAGCCAGCGCTCGAGCTCCTCGACCACAATCATGGCCAACTGCAGCCGGTCGCGAGACGCGAAATCGATTTCCCGGC
Coding sequences:
- a CDS encoding tetratricopeptide repeat protein, translating into MPRHPTARRVPHQPTGPDDPFLAQVVEAAAWAKQHARGLVIGGALLALGIASILYYTNYRSRLRTQADAQLAELRSNPTPAVTELENFLTRFRGTAAAKEVRLLLAERYLSAGQAEKAVSTLQPLAGDLDAPLGTSAAFLLAAAEEARGAADAAEQTYLRIAEKAEFDSQRREALNLAAGLRLQRGDASGAAQVYERALELTAEDLPERALLEMRLAEALARRGTAAPRGS